In the genome of Bradyrhizobium sp. CIAT3101, one region contains:
- a CDS encoding (deoxy)nucleoside triphosphate pyrophosphohydrolase has translation MADLKLTLVVACALVDADKRVLIAQRPPGKTLAGLWEFPGGKLEPGERPEQSLIRELHEELGITVAEPCLAPLTFASYGYETFHLLMPLYICRRWEGIVEAREGQTLAWVRANKLRDYPMPPADIPLIPHLIDLLM, from the coding sequence ATGGCCGATCTCAAACTGACACTGGTGGTGGCGTGTGCACTCGTCGACGCCGACAAGCGCGTGCTGATCGCGCAGCGCCCGCCAGGCAAGACGCTCGCGGGCCTCTGGGAATTTCCCGGCGGCAAGCTGGAGCCCGGCGAGCGGCCGGAGCAGAGCCTGATCCGCGAGCTCCATGAGGAGCTCGGCATCACCGTCGCCGAGCCGTGCCTCGCGCCGCTCACCTTTGCGAGCTACGGTTACGAGACCTTTCATCTCTTGATGCCGCTCTACATCTGCCGGCGCTGGGAGGGGATCGTCGAGGCCCGTGAAGGCCAGACGCTCGCCTGGGTCCGCGCCAACAAATTGCGCGACTATCCGATGCCGCCGGCGGACATTCCGCTGATCCCGCATCTGATTGATTTGCTGATGTGA
- the argJ gene encoding bifunctional glutamate N-acetyltransferase/amino-acid acetyltransferase ArgJ, whose translation MSSTVSPLAPKNVPDMPVIAGVRLATAEAGIRYKNRTDVLLAIMDKGTAVAGVFTKSKCPSAPVEWCRAKLKGGKARALVVNSGNANAFTGKTGRGSTALTAKIAAKAVGCSESEIFLASTGVIGEPLDATKFDGVLGRLAETAEAGDYLAAAKAIMTTDTFPKVATATVKLGKAKVTINGMAKGAGMIAPDMATMLSFIFTDAPIAPAALQALLKAGVEDTFNAVTIDGDTSTSDTLLAFATGAAAEHGAPKISRASDPRLKAFVKAFNQILANLSEQVARDGEGARKLVEITVEGAKTKASARKIAMSIANSPLVKTAIAGEDANWGRVVMAVGKAGEPADRDKLSISFNGIRVAKSGARDPSYDEAQVSEAMKAPEIAIKVSLGLGKGRDRVLTCDLTKEYVAINGDYRS comes from the coding sequence ATGTCCTCAACCGTCTCCCCGCTCGCCCCGAAGAACGTTCCCGACATGCCCGTGATCGCGGGCGTCCGCCTCGCGACGGCCGAGGCCGGCATCCGCTACAAGAACCGCACCGACGTGCTGCTGGCGATCATGGACAAGGGCACCGCGGTCGCGGGCGTCTTCACCAAGTCGAAATGCCCGTCCGCGCCGGTCGAATGGTGCCGTGCGAAACTGAAGGGCGGCAAGGCACGCGCGCTGGTCGTCAATTCCGGCAATGCCAATGCCTTTACCGGCAAGACCGGCCGCGGTTCCACGGCGCTGACCGCGAAGATCGCGGCCAAGGCCGTCGGCTGCAGCGAGAGCGAGATCTTCCTGGCCTCAACCGGCGTGATCGGCGAGCCGCTGGACGCAACCAAGTTCGACGGCGTGCTGGGCCGCCTCGCCGAGACCGCCGAGGCGGGCGACTACCTCGCTGCCGCCAAGGCGATCATGACCACCGACACCTTCCCCAAGGTCGCGACCGCGACCGTGAAGCTCGGCAAGGCCAAGGTCACCATCAACGGCATGGCCAAGGGCGCCGGCATGATCGCCCCCGACATGGCGACGATGCTGTCCTTCATCTTCACCGACGCGCCGATCGCGCCCGCCGCGCTGCAGGCGCTGCTCAAGGCCGGCGTCGAGGACACCTTCAATGCGGTCACGATCGACGGCGACACCTCGACCTCGGACACACTGCTGGCTTTCGCCACCGGCGCCGCCGCCGAGCACGGTGCGCCCAAGATCAGCCGCGCCAGCGATCCGCGCCTGAAGGCCTTCGTGAAAGCGTTCAACCAGATCCTGGCCAATCTTTCCGAGCAAGTAGCGCGCGACGGTGAAGGCGCGCGAAAACTGGTCGAGATCACCGTCGAGGGCGCCAAGACCAAGGCCTCCGCACGCAAGATCGCGATGTCGATTGCCAACTCGCCGCTGGTGAAGACCGCAATCGCCGGTGAGGACGCCAATTGGGGCCGCGTGGTGATGGCCGTCGGCAAGGCCGGCGAGCCGGCCGATCGCGACAAGCTCTCGATCTCCTTCAACGGCATCCGCGTCGCCAAGAGCGGCGCGCGCGATCCGTCCTATGACGAGGCGCAGGTGTCGGAAGCGATGAAGGCCCCGGAGATCGCGATCAAGGTCTCGCTCGGCCTCGGCAAGGGCCGCGACCGCGTGCTGACCTGCGACCTCACCAAGGAATATGTCGCGATCAATGGCGACTACAGGTCCTGA
- a CDS encoding peptidylprolyl isomerase, whose protein sequence is MTTSFPVTTGLRFRHASALAGCFALVLSLAVAGPLRAADDPVLAKVNGAEIKKSDVTMAEEELGPSLAQMDPATKDDNVLSFLIDMKIVAKAAEDKKVADGEEFKKRLAFARNRLLMDSLLAQEGKAATNDDAMKKVYEEASKQITGEQEVRARHILVETEDEAKAVKAELDKGADFAELAKKKSKDPGSADGGDLGFFTKEQMVPEFSTVAFALDPGKISDPVKSQFGWHIIKVEEKRNRKAPEFDQVKPQIEQYVTRKAQADYVAKLRAEAKVERMDQPAADASKDAKPADSKMAPPAKK, encoded by the coding sequence ATGACCACCTCGTTCCCGGTAACCACCGGACTGCGTTTCCGCCACGCGTCCGCCCTGGCTGGCTGCTTTGCCTTGGTGCTGTCCCTGGCGGTCGCCGGCCCGCTCCGGGCGGCCGACGATCCGGTCCTGGCGAAGGTCAATGGCGCTGAAATCAAGAAAAGCGACGTGACCATGGCCGAGGAAGAGCTCGGACCGAGCCTCGCCCAGATGGATCCCGCGACCAAGGACGACAATGTCCTGTCGTTCCTGATCGACATGAAGATCGTGGCCAAGGCCGCCGAGGACAAGAAGGTCGCCGACGGCGAGGAATTCAAGAAGCGGCTGGCGTTCGCCCGCAACCGCCTGCTGATGGACAGCCTGCTGGCCCAGGAAGGCAAGGCTGCCACCAACGACGACGCCATGAAGAAGGTCTATGAGGAGGCCTCCAAGCAGATCACCGGCGAGCAGGAAGTGCGCGCCCGCCACATCCTGGTCGAGACCGAGGACGAGGCCAAGGCGGTGAAGGCCGAGCTCGACAAGGGCGCCGATTTCGCCGAGCTCGCCAAGAAGAAGTCCAAGGATCCGGGCTCCGCCGACGGCGGCGACCTCGGCTTCTTCACCAAGGAACAGATGGTGCCCGAATTCTCGACCGTCGCGTTCGCGCTCGACCCGGGCAAGATCTCCGATCCCGTGAAGTCGCAGTTCGGCTGGCACATCATCAAGGTCGAGGAAAAGCGCAACCGCAAGGCGCCGGAGTTCGACCAGGTCAAGCCCCAGATCGAGCAGTACGTCACCCGCAAGGCCCAGGCCGACTACGTCGCCAAGCTGCGTGCCGAAGCCAAGGTCGAGCGGATGGACCAGCCGGCTGCCGACGCGTCGAAGGATGCCAAGCCGGCCGACAGCAAGATGGCGCCCCCCGCCAAGAAGTAA